In the Phenylobacterium soli genome, ATGATGGGCCGGGCCCGGCGCTATGTGATGAACGATCCGGGCAAGCCGTTCGACGAGGACTTCGAAGCCAACGCCCTGACCCACGACCGCCAGCGCTTCGAGCGCACGCTCGGCCAGCTGAAGGCCGAGCCGCAGCTGGCCCTGGGTGCGCCCACCTGGGGCTGGCTCGACTTCGCGCTGCGGGCGACGGCCGAACTCGCCCGTCCCGAGCGTCTGTCGCACATAACCGTTCCGGTAATCATTCTTTCGGCAGAAGAAGACAAGCTGGTCGACAACGCGGCCCAACGAGCGGCCGCCCGCCACCTGCCGCAGGGCAAATTGATCAACGTCCCCGGCGCCTTCCACGAAATCCTGATGGAGACCGACGAGATGCGTAACATCTTCATGAGGGCCTTCGACGCCCTCACCGGGCGCGTTGCGCCCAAGCCGGCCGAGCCGCCGAAGGCCGCGCCGCCCACTCCGCCCAAGCCCGCCGAGGCGGCGCCCGCCGCCGCGGCTCCGACGCCCAGGCCCGCGGCCGCGCCGGCGCCCGCCGCCGCTGCCGCCGCCTCTCCGGCCCCCGCCGCGAAGAAGCCGGCCGCCGCTAAGAAGCCCGCCGCCAAGAAGCCGGCTGCGGCCAAGAAACCGGCCGCCGCCAAGAAGGCCGCCCCAGCCAAGACCGCTCAGGCTAAGGCCGCCAAGCCCGCCGCCGCGAAGAAGCCGTCGACGGCCAAGACAGCGGCTGCGAAGCCGGCGGCCAAGCCGGCCGCCGCCAAGAAGGCTCCGGCCAAGGCTCCGGCCAAGGCTGCGGCCAAGCCCGCTGCGGCGAAGAAGGCCCCCGCCGCCAAGAAGCCCGCGGCCAAGCCGGCCGCCGCCAAGAAGCCGGCTGCGGCGAAGAAGCCCGCCGCGGCGAAGAAGGCGCCGGCCAAGGCTCCGGCCAAGGCTGCAGCCAAGCCCGCTGCGAAGCCGGCCGCCGCCGCCAAGGCCCCTACGGCCAAGAAGCCGGCCGCCAATAAGCCCGCCGCCAAGAAGGCGGCTCCGGCCAAGAAGTAAGCTTCAGCTCGTACGCGTAAGGCGCCGCGGCCTCGTCAGGCCGCGGACCGCCGCAGGGCGACCAGCGCCTCGTCCAGGCAGGCGCGGTCGCCGGCGATGGCGATCTGCCCGCCCTGCTGGCCGACCGGCTGTCCGCGCCAGTCGGTGACCAGGCCCCCGGCGCCCTCGATCAGGGGGATGGCGGCCTCGATGTCCCAGGCCTGGAGGCCCGCCTCGATCACCATGTCCATCGTGCCGGCCGCCACCATGGCGTAGGCGTAGGCGTCGCAGCCGAGCCTCGCCAGCCGCGCGGCGGCGCGCACCTGTGTCCAGGCGCCGAGCTCGGCGCCGGTGAAGCACATCTCCGGATCGGTGGTGGCGATGATGGCGTCGGTGAGCTTGAGGCAGGGACGCACCTTCAAGGGCGTCGTCTCGCCGCCGCGGATCAGGCGCGAGCCGCCCGCATGGCCGATGTAGATCTCGTCCAGATAGGACTGACCGATCGAGCCCAGCACGGGCCGGCCCTCGAACCGCAGGCCGATCAGCGTGGTCCACAGCGGCAGGCCGGCGATGAAGGCCCGCGTGCCGTCCACCGGATCGAGCACCCAGACGAAGTCGGCGTCCGGCCGGTCCTCGCCATATTCCTCGCCGATGAAGCCGTGGTGCGGATAGCGTTCGGAGACCAGCTTGCGGATCGCCCGCTCGGCGCCCTTGTCGGCCTCGGTGACCGGATCGAAGCTCCAGCGGCCTTCCTTGTGGACCATGCCGTGGTCGCCGCGGAATCTCGGCAGGATCTCGCCCGCGGCGGCGTGGTTGAGCTCGATCAGGAAGGCGTCGAGCTCGTCGATCAGGTCTTGGGACAGCGCCGGCATGACGCCGGTTTAGAGGTTGGCGGCGGCTTTAGGAACAGCTCTCGCCCTCGATGTCGCCGTTCAGCGACTTGGCGAGGTCGAGCAGGCGGCGACGCGGGCGCTCGCCAAGCTGGTAGTAGGCGCGCACCAGGTCGCGCGTCTCCTTGCGCGAGAAGATCTCGCCGCTCTCTTCCATGCCCTGGGCCTGGGCCTCGGCGAAGCCTTCGAAGAAGTAGCTGACCGGCACCTCGAGCACCTCGGCCAGCTGCCAGACGCGGGCGGCCGACATGCGGTTGGCGGCGCATTCGTACTTCTGGATCTGCTGGAAGCGGACGCCGCAGGCGTGCGCGAGCTCCTGCTGGGTCAGGCCCAGCAACCGCCGCCGACGCCGAAGCCGCCGTCCCAGATGCACATCGATATCGTCCGCCATCACCCGGTATTCTCGTGTTCGCGCCGTCCGCGCTGGTTCATGTCCCCTTTCGGGACCCCACGCTTCGCCTCCCGCAAGACGGGCGCCAAAAGAGGCCTCGCGCGCTGCGCCGCGTTGCGCTGGGGCGGCGACGCCAACTAGTAGGAGGACGATGGCCAAGGCTTCCTTCGGACAGCATCTCCTCTGGCGGCTCGAGGCGTTCGCCTACGATGTCGTGGAGGCGCTCGCCCGCGCCTTCCCCATCGATGCGGTGTCCGATTTCGGATCAGCCCTGTTCCGCAGGCTCGGCCCGCTGACCTCCTCGCACCGGGTGGCCGAGACCAACCTGCGGATCGCCTTTCCGGCGGCCTCGGACGCCGAGATCGCGCGCCTCCTGGACGAACAGTGGGGCCAGCTCGGCCGCTGGGCGGCGGAGTTCCCGATCCTCGACCGCATCGTCGCCGATCCCGCCCGGGTCGAGGTGGTCGGCGCCGAGCGGCTGAAGGCCATCGCCGAGGGCGGCGGGCCGGTGGTGTTCATCTCCGGCCACTTCTCGTCCTTCGAGCTGATGCCGGCCGTCATCCTGCACGCCGGCATCACCTGCCAGATCACCTACCGCGCCACCAACAACCCCTATGTGGACGCCCGCATCCACCGGGCCCGCACGCGCTACGGCGTCGAGCTCTTCGCGCCCAAGGGCCTGGAAGGCGCCCGCGAGCTGATCCGCGCCCTCTCGCGCGGGGAGTCGGTGGCGCTGATGAACGACCAGAAGTTCAACGGCGGCATCGCCGCGCCGCTGTTCGGGGTCATGGCCCATACCGCGCCCGGCCCTTCGACCTTCGCCCTGCGCTTCAAGATCCCGCTGCAGCCGATGAGCGTCGAGCGGATCGGCAAGACCCACTTCCGCGTCACCGCCCACGAGCCGATCTGGCTCGACGACACCGGCGACCGGGACGCCGACCTCGAGGCCGGCGTGCGCAAGGTCAACGCCTTCATGGAAGAGCGCATCCTCGCCCAGCCGACCCAGTGGTTCTGGGTCCACAAGCGCTGGCCGAACGAGATCTACAAGAAATCGTCCTCCCACGCGTAGCGGGGGAGGGGCGGGAACTAGGCCGGGTTGCTGGTTTCCTGCCAGCGCTTCAGCGCCTCCGCCGGGCCGGCGTAGGCCTCCTGCAGCGGCGCGCTCCAGTAGCGCAGGGCTTCCAGCGGGATCTTCTGGCCGGTGACGGCGCAGAGCACGAAGCGGCCGGGCTTGAGGACGGCGAACTCGCCGTCGCCATAGTGCAGCACGGCGAGGTCCTGGCTGGCGAAATCGCGATCGTGGGCGTTCATGGGGCCTATTTAAGCCCTCGATGACGATCAGAACAGATCGCCCTGCACCGAGGTTGCGGCCGGGCCTGGCCTGGCCTTCGGCTTGGCGGGCTTCGGAGCCGGCTTGGCGACGGGATCGCCGCCGCCGGCGGGCCCCTGACCGTCCACCACGGCGCTGCGGGTCACCTTGTCGCCGAAAGTCATGGCGACCGTCTCGCCGCTCACCAGCTCGGCGCCCGAGCGCACCAGGCTGCCGTCGGCCCGCGCTACCCGCGCGAAGCCGCGCTGCAGGGGCCGGTCGGGATCGACGCTGACCAGCAGCTTGCCCAGCGCCTCCAGCCGCTCGCCGGCCCGGGCGAGGCGCCGCTCGGCGGCGGGCTGCAGCCGCTGGGCCACGGCATCAAGCCGCTGGCGCTGCACCGCCTGGGGCCGCTGGAGAAGGAGCGGCGAGAGGCGCGAGGCCACCCGCACGAGGTCGCGTTCGTGGGCGGCGGCGTTCTTGGCCAGGGCCGCGCCGAGCCGGCCGGAGACGATGTCGAACCGCTGCTCGGCAAGCCGCACCAGATCGGGGACCCGCTGCAGCGCCCGCTCGGCGTGGATCACCCGCGCGCGGCGGTCCTCCACCACGCGCCCGCCGCAGCGGTGCATCCGGCTGCCCAGGTCGCCCACCAGCGCCTTCAGCTCGGCCAGCACCGGCGTCGCCATTTCGGCCGCCGCCGTGGGGGTCGGGGCGCGCCGGTCGGACACGAAGTCGATGAGGGTGGTGTCGGTCTCGTGGCCCACGGCGCTGATCAGCGGGATCGGGCAGTCGGCGACGGTGCGCGCCAGGCCCTCGTCGTTGAACGGCCACAGGTCCTCCACCGAGCCGCCGCCGCGCGCCACGATCAGGACGTCGGGCCGCGGGACGCCGGCCGCCGGTCCCAGGGCGCAGAAGCCGCGGATCGCCGCCGACACCTGGGCCGCGGCCGCATCGCCCTGCACCACCACCGGCCAGACCACCACCCGGCACGGCCAGCGGTCGCGGATGCGGTGCAGGATGTCGCGGATCACCGCGCCCGTCGGGCTGGTCACCACCCCGACCACGGCGGGCATCGAGGGCAGGGGCTTCTTGCGCTCCGGTGCGAACAGGCCCTCGGCCGCGAGCCGGGCCTTCAGCCGCTCGAGCTGGGCGAGCAGGGCGCCCATGCCCGCCGCTTCCATGGTCTCGATGACGATCTGGTAGCGAGAGCCGGCGGGATAGGCGGTGATCTTGCCGGTGACGATCACTTCCAGCCCCTGCTCGGGCCGGATCGACAGCCCGCGCACCTGGCCCTTCCAGACCACCCCGTCGATCGCCGCCCGCTCGTCCTTGAGGGTCAGGTAGACGTGGCCGTTGGAGTGATGAGTGACCTTGGACAGCTCGCCCCGCAGGCGGACGAACCCGTAGGCGTCCTCCAGCGTCCGCTTCAGCGCGAACGCCAGCTCCGACACCGAATAGGGCCGGGCGTTGCCATCCTGGGCGACGGTGTCGGGAGAGGCCTCGGGCGCGACGTCGGTCATCGGGGAGAAGGTAGTCCCGCAGCCCGCGATTCCCAATGTGCGCTTTGCGCTTCGGGGCGGTGGGCGTTTGCGCCTATGAAGCCCGGACGCATCATCACTTCACAGGCGGCGCCGTGATCAAGAGAGCACTCGACCTGGGCTGCGGTTCGGCGCCCCAGAACCCGTTCTCCGCCGAGGAGGTCTATGGCGTCGACATCCGCGAGGACGCCGCCGCGCGGGTAGTGCAGGCGGACCTGGCGATCGAGCCGATCCCCTTCGAGGACGACTTCTTCGACGTGGTCACCGCCTTCGACTTCATCGAGCACGTGCCGCGCATCCTCTACGCGCCGGGGCGGCGGTTCCCGTTCGTCGAGCTGATGAACGAGATCTGGCGGGTGCTGAAGCCGGGCGGGGCGTTCCTGTCCTACACCCCGGCCTTCCCCGCCGGGCCGGCGTGGCGCGACCCGACGCACGTCAACATCATCACCGAGGAGACCTTCCCCCTCTACTTCGACGACCAGCGCCGGATGGCCGCGATGTACGGGTTCAAGGGCTATTTCCGGATCCAGAGCCAGAAGCGCCACGACAACGGCGTCCACCTAGTGACGGTGATGAACAAGGTCGTGCCCGCGGCCGCCACGCCCGCGGTCGAGGCGCCGGACTTCACGGCCGTCGCGCCGCCGGAAGGCTAGGCCCCAAACGGAAAGGGCGCGCCCGCCGCCGAAGCTTGCGGACGCGCCCCCATCCCCAACGGATCCAGGGAGCCCGAAGGCCGGTCGGTCAGATGTACCGACGCAGCGAGCGGGCCAATTCGGCGGCGGAGCTCTTCTTCTTCGCCTGGGCGGGCTGATAGGCCACCTGGGCGTGCTCGTGGCAGTAGGGGCCGGTCTCGTCCGTGCGGCGGCCGCAGAAGGTGAAGTTGTCCAGGGCCGGATCGCCGATCGGCCACTTGCACATGTGGGCGCCGAGGGTCAGCACGGTGGCCGTGCCCGGCTCCTCGTCCACGTAGCGAACCGGCGAGGGCGCCGGCGCCAGGGTCGCGGGCTCGGCCAGCCGGCGCGGGGCCGAGGGAGCCGCCGCCGGACGGGCCGGGCGCGGCGCCTTGAACACCGTGCGGGCGGGCTTGGACGGCGCCGCGCGGCCGGAGAGGCCCAGGCGGTGCACCTTGCCGATCACAGCGTTGCGGGTGACTCCCCCCAGCTGCTTGGCGATCTGACTGGCGGAGAGACCCTCCTGCCAGAGCTTCTTCAGGAGCTCGACCCGTTCGTCAGTCCAACCCATGCTCGCCTCCCAGCCTGCGGTCCGGACCTCCCCCACGGCGGCCCTCGGACTCAACATCTTGTGGCGCCCGACAGTCTCAGCGCTCACCAACCACTATCAGTGGTAAACAAGTCCTTAAGGGACACAATAGGCGCCCTTCGCTTCATCCACAGGAACTAGATGTTGGGTTAACCCGTCGCAGGCTTGCGGCTGGGCCGCGGGCGGCGCACATGAGGGGTCATGAAGGACATGGCCACCCAAGACGAAGTCGTTCTGCCGCCCCAGCCCCGGGTCTATCAGGGGATCAACTGGGAGGGCCTGAAGACCCTCTATCTGCGGGAGGTGCGGCGCTTCTGGAAGGTGGGCATGCAGACGCTCGCCGCCCCGGTGGTGACGGCCCTGCTGTACATGCTGGTGTTCGTGGTGGCGGTCGGCGGCGGCCGGCCGGTGGAGGGCATCGCCTACGGCGCCTTCGTGGCGCCGGGCCTGATCATGATGCAGGTCCTCTCCAACGCCTTCGCCAACTCCTCGTCCTCGCTGCTACAGGCCAAGTTCAACGGCCTGATGGGCGACTTCATGACCCCGCCGCTCACCCCGTTGGAGCATCTGATCGGCTTCGGCGGCGGCGCGGCCACGCGGGGCATCCTGGTGGGCGCGGTCGCCGGCCTGGCGGTCCTGCCCTTCGCTCACATCACCCTCGCCCACCCCTGGGCGGCCCTGTTCTTCGGCCTCGGCGCGGCGCTGATCATGGGCTTCGTCGGGATCATGGCCGGGCTCTGGTCGGAGAAGTTCGACCACATCGCGGCGGTGACCAACTTCGTCATCATGCCGATGACGTTCCTCTCGGGGACCTTCTACCTGATCGAGCGCCTGCCCGAGCCGTTCCGCACGATCAGCCAGTACAATCCGATCTTCTATCTGATCGACGGCTTCCGGTACGGCTTCATCGGCCACGCCGAAGGCTCGCTCACGGTCGGCGTCTCGCTGACCCTGGCCCTGACCCTCGTCACCGGCTTCGTCTGCTACCGGATGTTCGCCACGGGCTACAAGATCAAGACCTGAGCGCCACCTGGCCGGGCATCGGAATGTGCTCGCAACCCGGCGGCTTTTAAGGTCAAGCTCCCGCGGGGTTCGCCGGGAGAAACGCCATGGCCGCCGTTCACGCCTCCGAGGCTTCGCCTGCGGGTCAGGGCTCGATCCGCGCTGTGGTGCTGGCCGGATTGGCCGGCGGCGCGGTGGATTTCGTCTACGCCTGCGGCGTCGCGCTGGTTCACGGCCGCTCGCTCCTGCGGCCTTGGCAGGGCGTGGCGAGCGGCTGGATCGGCAAGGCGGCGGGGGAGGGCGGCCTCGCCACGGCGGCGCTGGGCGTCGTCACCCACTTCGCCATCGCCACCTGCATGGCCGCCGCCTTCGCCCTTGTCGCAAGCCGCCTGCGCCAGCTCTACGCCCGGCCGCTCGCCGCCGGGGCCGTCTACGGCCTGGTGCTCTACGGGGTGATGTACGGCCTCGTCCTGCCGCTGCGGTTCCCGGCGAGGTTCCCGCGCTGGGACGGCGTCCAGTCCCTGACCGACATCGCCGCCCATGTGGGCGTCGGGCTCGCCATCGCCGCGGTTCTGTCGCGCAGCGCCCGGGCGCCCCTAAATCGTTGACATCCCGCCGTTACGAGCGGAAAAGGCCAGGCCTTCCAGTCCCCGTGCGCGCACGCCGGGGACGTTTGCCTTTTGGAGGGCTCCTTCGGTGACCGAGAAGACCGCGCCGCAAGCCGCCGCGACCGTTCCCAGCGACCACATCATGGGCGTCTATCAGCGCGCCCCGCTGGCGTTCGAGCGAGGCGAAGGCGCGCGCCTCTACACCGCCGAGGGCGAGGCCTACCTCGACTGCATGGCCGGCATCGCGGTGAACGCGCTCGGCCACGCCCACCCCAAGCTCGTCCAGGCCCTGAAGGACCAGGCCGAGAAGCTGTGGCACGTCTCCAACATCTTCACGATCCCGGGCCAGCAGACGCTCGCCGGCATGCTGACCGACGCGACCTTCGCCGACGTGGTGTTCTTCACCAACTCGGGGACCGAGGCGATCGAGTGCGCCATCAAGACCGCGCGTAAGCACCACTGGGCCAACGGCCAGCCCGAGCGCATCGATATCATCGGCTTCGAGGGCTCGTTCCACGGCCGCACCATCGCGGCGGTGAACGCCTCGGGCAACGCCGGCTACCTCGAGGGCTTCGGCCCGCGCCTGCCGGGCTTCGTCCAGCTGCCGTTCGGCGACCTCGACGCGATCCGGGAAGCGGTCGGCCCGACCACCGCGGCGATCATCCTCGAGCCCGTGCAGGGCGAGGGCGGCGCGCGGGCGTGGTCGGAGGCGACCTTGCGCGCCATCCGCCAGCTCTGCGACGAGACCGGGACGCTGCTGATCTACGACGAGATCCAGTGCGGCCTCGGCCGCACCGGCCGCCTCTTCGCCTACGAGTGGCTCGACGGGGCCGCCGACCCGGACATCATGGCCGTGGCCAAGGCGCTCGGCGGCGGCTTCCCTGTCGGCGCCTGCCTCGCCACGGTCGATGCGGCCAAGGGCATGACCCCCGGCTCGCACGGCTCGACCTACGGCGGCAACCCGCTGGCTATGGCCGTCGGCATCGCCGCGGTCGAGGAGCTGACCAAGCCCGAGCTGCTCGCCCATGTGCGCGAGGTGGCCGGCTACTTCACCCAGCAGCTTTCGGGCCTGAAGGACCGCTACCCGGACGTGGTCGCCGACATCCGCGGCAAGGGCCTGCTGATCGGCGTCAAGCTGGTGACGCCGAACCGCGAGTTCATGCAGCACGCCCGCGACCAGCACCTGCTGATCGCCGGCGGCGGCGAGAACTGCGTGCGCCTCCTGCCGCCGCTCACCCTCACTCTCGACGAGGCCCGCGAGGCCATCGAGAAGTTCGAGCGCGCCTGCGAGGCCGCCCAGGCCAAGGCCAAGGCCGCCGCCTGATCCCGCCATCCATCCCGGCGCCCGCCGGATTTCCGATCACAGCCACCCGCTCCTCGCGTCAGCGCCGGGAGCGGGCCTTGGGGGGTTCACGATGACCCAGCCCGTCAGACACTTCATCGATCTCTGGAAGCTAGAGAACGCGGACGTCCGCGCGATCCTCGACGACGCGCGCACCCGCAAGGCCGCGCGCCTCGGGTGGCCGAAGGGTCAGCCGGACGCGGACAAGCCGGCCGAGCACCGGACCCTCGCCATGATCTTCGAGAAGCACTCCACGCGGACCCGCTTCTCGTTCGACGCGGCCATGCGCCAGCTCGGCGGCCACGTGATCATCTCCAACGCCGCCGACATGCAGCTCGGCCGCGGCGAGCCGATCGAGGACACCGCCAAGGTGCTGTCGCGCATGGTCGACGCCATCATGGTCCGCGCCAACGTCCACGAGGACCTGGAGCGGCTGGCGCTGAACGCCTCGGTGCCGGTGATCAACGGCCTGTCGGACAAGGGCCACCCCTGCCAGATCATCGCCGACCTGCTGACCATCGAGGAGCGGCTGGGGCCGGTGTCGGGCAAGACCCTGGCCTGGGTGGGCGACGGCAACAACGTCTGCGCCAGCTTCATCCACGCCGCGCCCAAGCTCGGCTACCGGCTGCGCATCGCCAGCCCGGCGGTCTATCACCCGGACCTGGTCGACCTCGCCCGCGCCGCCGAGCAGCAGGGCCTGATCGAGACCACCGAGGATCCGCGCGAAGCGGTGAAAGGCGCGCACGCCGTCATCACCGACACCTGGGTCTCCATGGGCGACACCGACCATGACGAGCGGATGGACGCGCTCGAGCCCTATCAGGTGGACGAGGAGCTGATGAGCCTCGCCGACTCCAAGGCCCTGTTCCTCCACTGCCTGCCCGCCCACCGGGGCGAGGAAGTGGTCGACGAGGTCATCGACGGGCCGCAGAGCGTCGTCATCGACGAGGCCGAGAACCGCATCCACGCCCAGAAGTCGATCCTGGCGTGGTGCTTCGGGAAGATCTGAAGGGATCATCCCTCCCCTAAAGAGGAGGGAAAAGGACTAGGCCGCCAGGGCGGCGGTCCTGGCTTCGCGGGTCTTCAGGCCTTCCAGCATCAGCATGCCGGCGCCGGCGAACAGCCAGTCGCCGAACAGGGTGCCGCGGAAGAAGGGCAGGGCGGCGGTGTAGCATTCCGCCAGGCCCGCCGGGGTGTGGGCGTACATGCCGCCCGCCAGCCAGACGCCGAAGTTGGAGACCAGGAAGAAGGCGACCGGCGCGCCGACGACGACGCCGATCCGGGCCGCGGCCGGACGCTTGGCCGCCCAGCGGGCGCCGAGCGCGATGAGGGCGAAGGCCAGGTAGTCGAACGCCCGGTCCGGGTGCACGGCGCGGCCGTCGAAGGCCAGGTTCAGCACGGTGTCGGAGATCAGCAGCCCGATGAACGGCGCGGCCATCCACATCAACCCGCCGCCGAGATAGAGCCCGCCGAGCACGAACATCGCGCCGACCGGCGTCAGGTTCGGCAGGTGCGGGACGATCCGGTAGAGGCACACCGCGGCGATCGCGGCGAGGGCGCCGGCGCGGGTCAGACCGAGAGCGGAAAGCTTTTGGGCGATCTTCGACATGACCCCTCCTATAGCGCGCGTCGTCTTGTCGCGACAGATGCCGCAAGGTAGCCCGCGCCTTCCGGAAGGCTGCGACGCAGCGCAGGCTCGCGAAATCGTCCCAGCATCCTATATGGGGCCGCATGACGACAGTTTCCGATGACCTGGTCGGCGCCTTCCAGATCGAAGGCGAGCCCGTCCGCGGCCGCCTCGCCCGGCTGGGTCCCGCCATCCACGAGATCCTGACCGGCCACTCCTATCCGGAGCCGGTGGCCAACCTGCTGGGCGAAGCCTGCGCGCTCGCCGCCCTGGTGGGCTCCAACATGAAGTTCGAGGGTCGGCTGATCGTCCAGGCCCAGGGCTCGGGCCCGGTCCGCTACGTGGTCGCCGACTACGACACCTCCGGCGGGCTGCGCGGCTATTGCCGCTACTCCGAGGAGGAGGTCGCCAAGGCCTGCGAGGGCTTCCAGCGGCCCGGCGCGCGCTCGCTGCTCGGCGACGGCGTGTTCATCATGACCATCGACCAGGGCGAGGACATGGACCGCTACCAGGGCGTCACCGCCATCGAGGGCGAGACCCTGGCGCTTTGCGCCGAGCAGTACTTCGCCCAGTCCGAGCAGACGCCCACCCGCATCCTGCTGGCCGTCGGCCAGGCCGACGACGGCCAGGGCCCCAAGTGGCGCGCGGGCGGCGTGCTCATCCAGCACATCGCCGGCGACGACGCCCGCGGCTCGACCCAGGAGGCGTGGGACCGCACCCAGGCCCTCTTCGAGACCATCGGCGAGGACGAGCTGATCGACCCGGAGCTCGCCTCCAACACCCTGCTGTGGCGGCTCTTCCACGAGGACGGGGTGCGGGTGTTCGGCTCGAAGATGCTGCGCGCCTTCTGCCGCTGCTCGCAGCACCGCATCGAGACGGTGCTCAAGTCCTTCCCGGCCGCCGACCGCGCCGAGATGGTCGAGGACGACGGCAAGATCCGCGTCACCTGCGAGTACTGCAGCCGCGTCTATGCGGTCGAGCCCGACAGCCTCGACGAAGCGGCGGCCTGACCGGGGTCAGGCCGCGTCCAGCGCCCGGCAGACGTCGCGGGTCAGGTCGCCGACGCCTTCGAGGCCGACGCTCATCCGCACCCAGCCTTCGGTGAGGCCGATCTCGGCCCGCTCGGCGTCCGACATCGAGCGGTGCGTGGTCGTGCACGGGTGCGTGGCCATCGACTTGGCGTCGCCGAGGTTGTTGGAGATGTCGACGATCTGCAGCGCGTTCAGGAACCGCCAGGCGGCCTCGCGGCTGCCGAGGTCGAAGGCCACGACGTTGCCGCCGCCGGTCATCTGGTTGGCGATGACCGCCGCCTGCGGATGGTCGGGCCGCGTCGGATAGAGCACCGACCTCGCCTTGGACGAGGCGGCGATCGCCTCAGCCAGCTTGGCCGCGCCCTCGGCCTGGCGCACGACGCGAAGCTCCAGCGTCTCCAGTCCCTTCATCAGCACCCAGGCGTTGAACGGCGA is a window encoding:
- the argF gene encoding ornithine carbamoyltransferase; the encoded protein is MTQPVRHFIDLWKLENADVRAILDDARTRKAARLGWPKGQPDADKPAEHRTLAMIFEKHSTRTRFSFDAAMRQLGGHVIISNAADMQLGRGEPIEDTAKVLSRMVDAIMVRANVHEDLERLALNASVPVINGLSDKGHPCQIIADLLTIEERLGPVSGKTLAWVGDGNNVCASFIHAAPKLGYRLRIASPAVYHPDLVDLARAAEQQGLIETTEDPREAVKGAHAVITDTWVSMGDTDHDERMDALEPYQVDEELMSLADSKALFLHCLPAHRGEEVVDEVIDGPQSVVIDEAENRIHAQKSILAWCFGKI
- a CDS encoding DUF6580 family putative transport protein, with the protein product MSKIAQKLSALGLTRAGALAAIAAVCLYRIVPHLPNLTPVGAMFVLGGLYLGGGLMWMAAPFIGLLISDTVLNLAFDGRAVHPDRAFDYLAFALIALGARWAAKRPAAARIGVVVGAPVAFFLVSNFGVWLAGGMYAHTPAGLAECYTAALPFFRGTLFGDWLFAGAGMLMLEGLKTREARTAALAA
- a CDS encoding Hsp33 family molecular chaperone, with the protein product MWGRMTTVSDDLVGAFQIEGEPVRGRLARLGPAIHEILTGHSYPEPVANLLGEACALAALVGSNMKFEGRLIVQAQGSGPVRYVVADYDTSGGLRGYCRYSEEEVAKACEGFQRPGARSLLGDGVFIMTIDQGEDMDRYQGVTAIEGETLALCAEQYFAQSEQTPTRILLAVGQADDGQGPKWRAGGVLIQHIAGDDARGSTQEAWDRTQALFETIGEDELIDPELASNTLLWRLFHEDGVRVFGSKMLRAFCRCSQHRIETVLKSFPAADRAEMVEDDGKIRVTCEYCSRVYAVEPDSLDEAAA